One genomic region from Epinephelus fuscoguttatus linkage group LG8, E.fuscoguttatus.final_Chr_v1 encodes:
- the rpp25l gene encoding ribonuclease P protein subunit p25-like protein, producing the protein MENYNKARTVEQPPICPFPGLPPDTPEVRVKENSKIRNLLRYAQIRMEAKPRAAEDEGRHTPEDGGVAVEGQQESPGRPLCKQIVFTAVGKGVSKAITCAEIVKRRVKGLHQLTRLLFSTVQEVWEPLEPAAGLDSLTVSRNLPTIWILLSRDPLDCSQPGYQAPGRYDALWAQSANREEGGQRPGHKRKKGGGGGGGGGGGGGGGGSSGGRGRGPSRQTGRSKEPTKGQS; encoded by the coding sequence atGGAGAACTACAATAAAGCTCGGACGGTGGAGCAGCCGCCCATCTGTCCGTTCCCTGGCCTCCCCCCTGACACGCCGGAGGTCCGCGTCAAAGAAAACAGCAAGATCCGCAACCTGCTGCGTTACGCTCAGATCCGCATGGAGGCCAAACCCCGCGCAGCGGAGGACGAGGGACGACACACTCCTGAGGACGGAGGCGTGGCTGTGGAGGGACAACAGGAATCACCAGGCCGGCCGCTCTGCAAACAGATCGTCTTCACCGCGGTCGGTAAGGGTGTGTCTAAAGCCATCACGTGCGCTGAGATCGTGAAGCGGCGTGTGAAGGGGCTGCACCAGCTCACCAGGCTGCTGTTCAGCACCGTGCAGGAGGTGTGGGAGCCGCTGGAGCCCGCCGCCGGCCTCGACAGCCTGACGGTCAGCAGGAACTTGCCCACCATCTGGATCCTCCTCTCCAGAGACCCGCTGGACTGTAGCCAGCCCGGGTACCAGGCACCGGGCCGCTACGATGCCCTGTGGGCTCAGTCTGCTAACAGGGAGGAGGGTGGACAGAGACCAGGACACaagaggaagaaaggaggaggaggaggaggaggagggggtggtggtggtggtggcggcggcAGCAGCGGCGGCAGAGGGAGGGGACCCAGTCGTCAAACTGGACGGTCCAAAGAGCCGACTAAAGGACAGAGTTGA